The Candidatus Binatia bacterium genome contains the following window.
GCCAAGTCCAGCCAGCGAGATGCCCTGGAGGCTGACTACTACCCAAGCTTCTTCCTCAGCGGGACGTTTGCCTACAGCTATGCCCCCAAGCGGAAGCGACAGCTGAACCCCTTCGCCTGGGACCAATTCAACTATTTGCGGGGGCCCGGTGGTGTGCTCGGGATTCGTTGGCCGCTCAATTTCCATCTTACCGAGGCTCGTGTCTCGGCGGCGCAGGCCGAAGTGGAAAAGCTGCATGCGGAGAGTCGCCGCGCCCGCTCGGGGCTGGAACTGGAGCTTCAGGAGGCCTACGACGGAGTGACGCAGGCTCGCGAGTCGCTGGAGGTCCTCGAGGACGGGCGGAAGGCAGGGCGCGCCATCCTGACCTTGTCGGTGACGAACTTCGATATCGGTATTGGGGACGCCTCCGAGATCCTGCAGGCTTTGGGGAATTACGCTCGTGTTTCCTCAAGCTACTACGACAGCGTTCGCCAATACGATATGGCTTTGGCCAAGCTGACGCGGGTCACCGGCGAAGAAGTGATGGTGCTCGAAGGAATTCTGCCCGGCTACCGTTGGGTTGCCGAAGGAAGTCGTCGCGAGTGACGGTGGACTCGCCGGCGGGCGCGGTGATTGTCCCGGCCTACCTGCGCCAACCGGAGGACGTTGCGATTCTGGCAGGAACGCTCGGCGACCTTCCGGGATCCGTACGCCGGTGCATTGTGGTGGCTCAGGCCGGGCCGGAAGGCTTGCCTCCATTGCTGGATTTGCCCTCGGATCAGCGTTTGCGCGTGGTGCGCCTGCCGGCGGGAGTCGGGAAATGGCCGGCTTTCGCAGAGGGTCTGGCGCATCTCGACGGTGACGAGAGCTGGGTGGCCGTACTGGATGCCGATGGCGCATTCCCCGGACATTGTCTGGAGAGTCTCGCGGCTCGGATGGTCTCCGGGCCGTTCTCTCATGTCATCGGTACACGGCCACCTGACGCGATCGACCTTCGGGCACCCGGGACCGATGGGTCGCGTTTGCGCATTCATCTGGAAGCTTTTTCCAATACCTTGGCGTTGCTCACGCTGGAGCGCAGCACCGATCCGGCGTTTCGGAATGCAGACCTCCAATGCGGGCTTCATTTGTTCGAGGCGGGTCGTCTGCGCGGCCTGGAACCTGCTTCCTGGCCGTTTTACGGCGGGGAGTTGCAGCTCTTTCACGATTCCCTGCAGGCCGGTTATACGGTTGGTTTCGCACCGATCGACGTTGCGGAAAACCCGGTTTCGACCTACCCCCTCGAGGCCATTGTCGACGGCCTTTTTCAGCTGCCTTTTCTGGCGACCGCGGATGCGAGCTTGCGTGAGCGCGCGCTTGCGGAGACCCCGATCTTGTATCCGGACTGGCCGCTCGATCCGGCCATGCTCGTTGCGGATCTCGAGCCGCTCCTGTCCCGTTAGGCCTTGCCTCTCACGCCAGATCGTCGAACTCGGGGGGGACTCGCTTTTCCTGAGGCTCGGGCTCGGCCTGGGAGAGTTTCCAGACAAGGCCCAACCCAGCAATGAACCCAATCGAGAGTAAAGTGATTGCTAGTGTGGCCATATGACTTCCTCAGACTCCCAGAATGCTCAGGCCGGCATCGACCTTCAGAACTTGTCCCGTGATCCCGCTGCCGCCGTCCCCGGCCAGAAGGGCACAAAGTTCGGCCACATCCTGAGTGGAAATATTTCGACCCAGCGGGGACTTGGATTCGGATAGCTTGAGCATATCACGAAAATTACGGATCCCGGCGGCACTTAACGTTTTAATCGGTCCGGGGCTGACTGCATTGACGCGGATATTTTCCGGACCGAGGTCGGCTGCGAGATAGCGGGTCGCGGATTCGAGGGCTGCCTTGGCGACACCCATGACATTGTAGTTGGGGAAAACGCGCTGGCTCCCATCGAAGGTCAGAGTCACGATCGATCCGCCACCAGCGGAGATCATCAGTGGACGCGCACCGCGTGACAGTGAAACGAGGGAATAGGCGCTGACGTCGAGCGCAAGGCGGAAGCCTTCGCGGCTGGTATCGACAAAGCGGCCCATCAGATCCTGACGGTCCGCAAAGGCGATGGCGTGGATCAGGATATCCAGCCCGCCCCATTTCGCGTCGATCGCCTCGTACATCGCGGCTATCTGGTCGTCCTGAGAGGCGTCGCAAGGCAGAACCAGATCGGCCCCGATTTTATCGGCCAACGGCCGCACACGCTTTTCCAGGGTATCCCCGAGAAAGGTCAGGGCGACCTGAGCCCCTTCGGCGGCGAGTTTCTGCGTGATGCCCCAGGCGATGCTGCGTTCGTTCGCGACTCCGAGGACGAGGGCTCTTTTTCCTTCCAATGACGGCATACACTGGTTATCGCGGAAACCAGCCTGCCATTCAATTTGGCGTCACTCGGTGCGCGGTTTGCCATCGTGGGGTGCGAGCCGGATACGAGGCGATGCGGCCTCGGGGCGCGACTTTCCCGGGGTTCAGCGGGTTTTTCGGTAGGTAGGGTCGGGCGGCATCAGGCGCTTCTGCTTGCCGCGTCCTGCATAGATGGGCTTGGCTTTCTCGTAATAATAGCGCCCGCGACGATTGTAGGCTTTGCCGCCGCGGGGTTTTGCCGTGGGGTCGGGGACTGTGGCGCGGAGTGTCGCCGGTTGCTTCAGCCGAGGGTCGGGGATCGGCGGCCGCCGCATGATGCGACCACGTTCCTTTTGCGTTCGCTTGACCCGAAGGTTCTTGGGGTCGCCCACGCGGCCGCCAGCGGCTGTGCTCACAACGGGGGCGAGAAGAAAGGCCAGCGAGATTGCCAAAGCTGTGAATTTTTTAAAAGAGATCATTGGTGTACTCCGAGATCTGCGATGCCCGTATCGGGGGCTCCATGCTTTGCCTGCGTCGAGCTCTGGTCGACACCAAGTGCGGAAGCCTCATCTGATCCTTTATCGATCGCTGGGCTTCCAAGCGATAGCGAAAGATCATCATCGGCCCAACCGATCCCGCCCGCGATGCCGTCGGGGCCCTCCGGGTCGCGATAGAGTGGGTCCGAATTCGTCAGTATATCCGGGGAAGATGCGGCACTTTGGGGGTAAATATCCATCCGATTATTGCCTAGAAGAAGGTGGTGCAATGAGGACGCTTCGCCCGCGCGTGCCCTCATATGGACGCCCCAGCCCGCGTGCCCGGTCACGATCGAATCGCGAAATTCCAGATCCGGGCTCCGCCGCAAGGAGATGCCGGTTCGGCCAGCGCCCTGAATCGTTACGAATTCGATCAGACCCGAGCTTCTGGACATTCCGATGCCGCCACGCAAGCAGGCCGTCACCTGCACATTTCGAATCAGAACCTCGGTGGCTCGAACTCCATAAATTCCGGTGCGACGACAACCGCTTAATGTCACCGAGTCGATCGTTACGCCGGGGTTTCCGCGCAGAGTGATTCCGTCACTGCGGACGTTGGTGATGCTGAGATCCTGCAAATGAATATTTTCGGCTTGCCGATAGAGGCTGATGCCGCGCCGCCCGCCATCGATCGCCAGGTTCCGGATCTCTACCCGGGCTGCTCGGACCCGGATCGCATCGCGTCTGGAATCGGGCTTGAGTGTCGTCGAGCCCAGAGAGTCACTGCCGAGAACGGTGACGTCCGATACCCGGATATCCATGGCCTCATTCCAAACGCCGGCACCGATGATCAGAGTATCTCCGGGCACCAATTGGCGCAGCGCGTGCCGTATCGTAGCCCACGGCGTTGAGGCATTCGCCGCCTCGATGCGGGTATATTCGTCATTGCCGATAGTGGCATCGACATGGAGCAGCGCCGATGTGCTGGCGTCTCGCCATTGAATGGCCGCGAGAGAACGCGCGCCGTTTGCATAATGATAACCGAGGTCCGCCATGCCGAGGTCTGGTGTGCCCGAAGCCGCGGTGGTTCCGGTAAGCCCGAGAAGGAGCGCCTGATCAGAGCCGGCATCCACGGCCAGACTTTGGATGGTCTGCCCGGATCCGATCTGACTCAGCCGGAAATCGTCATCGCGCCAGGCTGCGCCGCCCAGAGTACCATCGACGCCAGCGGGGCTCAGGAAGTGCGGGTTGACCCAGATATTTCCCGTACAGCTTTGGCAGAAAAGAGCCTCGTCAGGCGAGATGGCCAGAGCCGGATCGGACGGGTTCCAGAACCCATTATGCTGAAGGACGACGTCCGAGTTTTCAATCTTGAGACCGATACCGATCGCGTCCGTGATGAGGTTGTCCCGGATGGTCCCGGCAGAGTTTTCCAGGCGAAGATTACCAACCGCGTTGTTTGTGATGGTGTTGGCAGCCACGAGGTTATTCTCGGAGATCGGCGGCACATCGTCATCGCTGGCACTGCTATTGTCCAGAGAGATCCCCCACTCGCCGTTTCCGTATACGAGATTGTTTTCCAGTTCGATCCCGGCCGAACGACGAAGTTTGATGCCGGCATAAAGGTTGCTGGCGGCGATTGTATTTTCGATGCGGATACCCTCGGACTCGAAAATACGAATGCCGTCGCCATTTGACTCGAGAACGATGCAATTTCGGATCCGTAATCCGGTGGATCCGGTCAGAGCGGAGATCCCGGTCGAGGCGCCGCGGATCCGCAGTCCGTCGAGAGTGATATCTTCGGCCTCAATCGTGAAGCCCGTGGTCGGTTCCAGTGCTCCTGTTTCGGTATCTTTCTGCGGTAGCGGTTCCAGGACAATGCTATCGGGTGTTTCGGCCTTGATCGTAATTCCATTTCGCTTGATCTGGACGGACTCCCGATAGACGCCCGGCAGGAGAATAATCGTATCGCCTTCTTCGGCCCGGCTGACCGCGTAGAGCAGGGTGGCCCATGGGGTCATGGGGTTGCGTGCGGTGGCCGAGGTGCGCGGTTCGTCTTCGGTCCCGTCCGATCCGAATTGAGAGCTTACAAAAAAGGTTCCGCGCAAGCTGGCGGGATCGAAGGCGGCGCTGCTCGGAACCGCGATCGCCAGGCTGGCATCTGCATGGAATCCCGGATCAGCGACGCCAACATCGGGTGCGCGATCAATGCTTGTTGATCCATCGATGCCGGCCGTGATCGTTTCCGCCGATCCGCGGTCGATGACAAGACTGTTTCTGCTTTGGCCGGCGCCGATATTTGAGAGGAAAAAGCTGTCGTCCAACCATCCGGAACCGCCGAGATGTGCATCCGGGCCGGCTGGATCGACGTATTTGGGGCTGTGCCCGATATAATCCCAGAAAAAGATATTCTCGGAATCGTTTTCGCGATCGCGGTCGCGTTGGTTGAAAGCGAAGGCATTATGATGCGCGAAGATCTCCTCGCCTTTGAGGTAGAGCCCCAGATCCTGTTGATTCGAAATGATATTATCGCGGACTTCAGCGCTCGCACCTACAATGCGAATTCCATCGTTGTTGGCATGTACCGTATTGAAAGCGAGAAGGTTGTCGGTCGAATTGGGAAGCGTCGGCTTGGACTCGGATCCTGTTTCGTTGTCGACCGAGATGGCCCAGCCGCCATTGGTATAGATCCGATTGTTTCGAACAAATAGTTTGTCGCTGCGCAGCAGGAGCAGGCCTGTCTGGCCTGCATTGGTGACGACGGAGGAGTCGACCCAGACGTCACTGCTGTCCTCGACCTTGATGCCGGTCGTCTCGGCATTGACGGAAGCTACCTGGCGAATCCTCAATCCGGTGGTGTTTACGGCCTTGAGCGACTGCGCGCCTCCCTCGATGGTGAGGTTCTCGATCGCGACGTGATCATGGCCTTCGATGCTGATGCCCAGTTCGCCGCTTGGGGGAAGCAGTCGCGTGGCCCCCGGGGTCGTGCTGCCAAAAAGACGGATGCCGGCGCTCTGGATGCTGATGTTCTCGCTATAATCGCCCGGGGCAATTTCGAGGCTGTCGCCGGGGGCAAGTTGGCGAACTGCGTAACGGATTGTTCGCCAGGCTGTTTCGGAATGGATCGCGTCGCCGCTCGGGTTGGAATTGTCGCCGTCAGGCGCCACCTTGAATACGGCACCCGTCCCCGTGATTGCACTGAAGGCAACAGTCGTGGCTGGCTGTGCTTGTGTGCTGGTGGCATCTCGGTGGTAGCCCAGATCCGCCCGCCCCAAATCGAGGTTGCCATCGCGGGTGACGCTTCCCGAGATATCGGCCTCGACGCTGTCGGCGCGCGCCGATCCGCTGTCGAGGAGCGCGCTGTTTCGGGCGTCGCCGGCCGCGATGGAGAGAAGTCGATAATCGCGAGCGAGGCTGTCGACGAAATCGGGTTCTCGGGAGAGGTTCGACCAGCGTCGCGCTTCCTGTCCGGATGCTTCGTCGAAGAGCGAGTTTGGACCGAATATATTATTATGGTGGACATCGACAGGCGCGGTGTCGGTCTTGATGCCCGCGCCCCCGGCACCCACGACAATATTATCGCGGACGCGGCCGGTGGCGTTGGCCAGTCGAATCCCGCCCTTGACGAATTGAGCCACCGTATTGAAGGCTACCAGCGTGCCATGCACGACTGCGGCCCCCTGAGCGGTATCCACCTGAATGGCCCAGTCGCCTGATGCCGTGACGAGGTTATTGCGTATATAGAGACTCGGGCTGTCGGTGCCGTAGATGCCGCGGGAGGCAGCACCATGAACCTTGTTGCTGTCCACGATTCCTTCGCTGCTGCGGGTGATCTTGATGCCCGTATTCGTAGGTTCGACGATTTCATTCGATCGAATCTGAAGACGCTCCGCCCGGTCGGCGCGAATCCCGTACCGCGCGTTCTCGATCCGGAAGCCCTCGATCGTGATATCATCATGCTCGACCAGGAATCCATTTTCGCCCCCCGCCATGATGGTCACCTGAGGGTCGGCGAGGAGGGTCACACCTTCGTTCGATGTCTCCACGGCTTCGTTGTAGGTCCCGGCGCTTACCCGGACAGTATCGCCGCTGCGAGCACTATTGGAGCGCAGCGCTTGCCCGATCGTTTTCCAGGGACTTGCCGGGTCCATCGCCTCGAGGACATGTCGCTCGTCGTCGCCGGTTGCGGCATTGACGAAAAAGCCACGCACGAGATTCGACGGAGCATCGCCTGGAACGGCGATCGTCGTACTGCCCGTGGCGTTCGCGTGGTAGCCAAGGTCCGCGATGGCCTGATCGATTACGCCATCGACGCGCGTGGTGCCCGAGATATAGGCCTCGCTGGTGGTGCCGGAGCCGGCATCGATGGCGGGGCTTTGCGCGGTATCGCCGGCGGCCAATTGTTGCAGGCGGAAATCTCCAGCGTCGCTATCCCGGAAGAGTGGGTCTTGGGAGAGGTTGGCCCACCCCACGGGCTCCGCATCCGAGGACGTATCGTACCCTCTGGGGTTCGCGAACACCAAATTATGGTGGAGAAGAAGCGGTAGTGTGTTTGTCTTGATGCCTCGTCCTGAATTCGATGTGACGATATTATTGCGTATCTCGCCGGTAGCGTTCTGGAAAGCAATGCCGCCATGCGCCGTCGTTGTGCCGTTGCCATGCACGGTATTGGACGAAACCAGATTTGCGACGTTGGTGAAGGCAGCGATCTCGCTGCGAACGCGTATGCCCCATTCCCCACAATCGGTGACGAGGTTGTTATGAACCCAGTTTCTGCCGCCGCCCACTGTGCCATTGATTTCGCTGGTCTGCACCGCGATGCCGTCGAGTTTTGCTTGCCGAACGATGGACCCTTCAACGATTGAATCATAGGTGTCCCGGAGCACGATGGCCTTGCCCGAAATTTTCTCGCTTCCGATGGGAGCCTCGACGAGCAGCGATTGCAGGTGGACGCGATAGATCGAGCGGTCGCTGTCTTCGGGCGCAACGCGAACTCCTTCCAACGAAGCGCGCACCGTGAGTCCAACAACATGAACATCGTCAGCTTCGACTCGAATGCCGATCGCTCCCGGCGGGGCGTCAATGACACCAGCGCCCGGGGTCGCGCTTTGCAGAGTGACGCCCGCGGTCTCTATCTCGACAGCTTCCTCGCAAGAACCACCGACAAGCGAAATCGTATCTCCGGGGACGGCCTGTCCCAGCGCCTTGCCGATTGTCGCCCAACCATCCCAGGCACGCCCGGCTTCCCACCGACTGCGCTGATCGTCTCCAAAGCGGCAGTCTACAAAATAATGCTGGTCGATCGGCAGGGGAATGGCACTGATATCGTCGCCGAATATGCCACTATTCTGGTGAAAACCCGGGTCGGCCATCTCCTGATCCGGAAGGCCGTCCCGTCGCGTGGAGCCGCTGATGTCGGCGGTCCCGATCGGGGCGCTGCCCCGGTCGAGCAATAGGCTGTCCTGAGAATCGCCCGCTGCGATCTGTTGGAGTCGGAAATCACCCGCGAGACTGTCGACAAAACCAGGGTTCAGGCTGCGATTGCTGACCCATAGGTCGAAACCGCTGGGCATAATATAATTGTTCTGTCCGGTGGTGCCGTTGTTCCAGGAGTTGTTGTGGTGGACGAGGCTGCCGGCGCCCGGGTCCGAGACGCGGAGACCACTGAGGCTTTGGTCGGCAATGATATTGTCGCGAATCTCGCCCTCGGCGTTGTTCAGGCGAATCCCTTGGCGGTTGCCGACGACTGTATTGAAAACGATCAGATTCCCGCTGGACAGTGGCGGCGGAAACGCGGTCGAGTTGGGGTCGTTCTCAAAGTCGATTGCCCATGAGGCCTGATCGTCAAGGCTGCCGCCGGTAATCAGATTGTTGCGAACGGTAGCGTGGCTGGTCAGCCTGAGCTGGATTCCGCGCCCCCCGGCACCCACGATCTGGTTGTTTTCGAGAATGATCCCCTGCCCATGACGAACGGTGATGGCATCGAATTGGAGGCCGGCGTCCGGACGTCCTTCGATTTGAAGATTCCGCAGAGTGATCCCGGTGAGAGTCTCGTCGTCTTTTGTGGGGGCGGCCAGAATGCCCCGGTGATCGCTGAGGATGCGCAGGCCATCGAGCGTAATGCCGCTGTTCTGGATCAGAAACGCATTGGTGCCGGAGGGGCCTATGACCGTCACCGAACCCGCGACGTGAGCCTGCACGGTGATATCGTCACGGTCAATCTGGATTTCTTCGGTTGGCGAGCAGGTGCCCTCCTGTACGGTGACGATGTTCCGTGGGCCGGCTCCGAGCACGCCGCGGCGAATAGACCGCCACGGAGTCGCCGGATTCCGAGCAGTAGCTGCATTACGCGCATCATCTCCGTCGCTGCAGTTGACGAAATATTCCAGACCCACTCCGGGCGTGGGGGCGGGCGTGGGGGCGGGCGTGGGCGCCGGGGTGGCTGCGGCGGGCGGTACTCCTGTCGAGGCGGACGCCTCGACGTGCCGGCCGAGGTCGGCCAGGCCTGTATCAGGCGCGAGGTCGGTCCGGATCGAACCGTTGATATCGGCCACCGAAACCTCCGCGTCACCCGCATCGATGGCCGGGCTGTTTGCGGCGACACGATAATCTCCGTTCCCGGCAAACAGCGGGTCCGCCTCGATCAGATTCCAGATCAGAGGCTCCTGGTCGGTATCGAAATCGATGGTCAGAGATTGTGCCCAGATCAGGTTGTGGTGAATGAAGGTCGGCGCGGTATCGACTTTGATCGCACGACCGGCATTGCTGGCGAGAATATTGTTGCGGATCTCGCCGGTCGCGTTCTCGAATCGCAACCCACCATGCGTGGCGAGGACACCGTTTTGTATGACGGTGTTGAAGGATGCGAGATGGTTGGTTCCGGGGGGGAAGATCTCCGAGTCTCCGCCATCCACCTCGATGCCCCATTCCTGATTCTCGGTGACGAGATTGTTGCGCACGTAGGAGGGTGCACTTCGTTCGATCAAGATTCCCCGAGAGCCATTATTGTGGGCCTCGGTGTTTTCGACGCGCACATTCTGCGAGTTGGTGATGTGAATTCCGTTTTTGGCGGCATCGCGAATGATGCAATTGCGGATGATCAGTCCGTTGGCGGTGTCGGCTCGCAAGCCATGGCGACCACCACGAATCTCGAGGCCGTCCAGCGTGAAATCTTCATGTTCCACATAAAGGCCCGCGCTGTCCGCGGGGGCTTCGAGAATGGCCCCGGATGCACCTTGCAAGGTGATGCCGGCATAGGCTGATTCCAGCGATTCGAGATACAAGCCTGCAGCGACGTGGATGGTATGCGGCCCGCCGCTGTTTTGCACCGAGCGCAGGGCATGCCCTATGGTGGCCCACGGTTGCTCAGGGTTCTGCGCCTGCAGCGCTGTGAAGCTGTCTGATCCGGTTGCGCGATCGACATGGAAATCCAAAGCCAGCACCGTTGCCGGCATTTGCAGGCCGAGGACCATCCCCACCAGGATCGCGATCCGCTGCAGGGGCTTTCGGCACGAAGGCCTGTCATCGGGGCTTTGCCCTGCCTGTATTTGCTCCAAATTAAACACGTTAATGAAATCTCGACTGAATCGTTTGACGCGGTAGTTTTCCCGGAATTCGTAAATATGCTCGGGTTTTTCGAGAAATCGGGAGACTCATGCCCGGAGGCGATGAGCCCCCCGTTCTCGACTAGCCCTGGTAAATTCGGGATTTTGCCGTCCGCCCACGGTCGGCTGTGCACCCTCTGGCTGCTGGTCGCCAGATCAGCAGCAGGAATACTTCCCGATTCTACCCTTAGATTCGGCGAAAAGCTGCCCGAAGACCACGTATCGCTATCGGTCGATACGTCACGCGAGTGCTCGAAAGCTCTCCAGCGTGCCAAGGATCTCGCACCCGGGCGGCAAAACGCCTTTTATGGGGAGTATCGGCAGGTCAGCCGGGTCGTATGAGCGGTTCGGGGGCCCGCGTCGGGATTTTCGCCGCCGCAAAGGCTTGCGTGTTCGATCCAGTGCCGCCAATGTGGGACGCAATCATGACGGGCAGGATCGCAACGGACGAAAAAGTCTTGCTGGAAAAGGCTGTATCCAGAAGCGGGGGGGCCTCATTCAGGTGGCTCCCAGCGTGCAAGCTGCCGGTTTCCCCGGAGCTTTCTTTCGATAGCTCGCTCCCGGAGTTGCCTGCGAAGCCGCCTCCTGCGGGGCCTTCAGGCATGGGCTGGACGAAAGCAAAGCACGCAAGTGCCATGATCGTCACCACGGTCGCCCAACTTCTGACAAAACTTCGACTCATTTCAATAGCAATTCCTCTGCAAAGCTGGAGCCAATCGGGCCCAGAGAACATGGCACTTCCGCGGCCTTCAAATCGTGCACTTTTGCGCGGTGCCGCGTAAATGCGCGACCGATTATAGGTGATATATGCTATCCAGATCCGTGAGAACTCGATTTTGCGGCCTTTTTCTGGCTTTTCTCGTATTTGGGGCGTTTGCCACGGCAAATGCAGCAGGAAATGGGCCGAATCTGACCGAGCCCGACGCGTATCTGGTGATGCCGATGGTCGCCGAAGGCAACTACACGACGTTCTTCATGATCAGTAATGTGGGTGCATCGGATGGTTCCCCGGAAGATCCGGAGCCTGTCGAAATCCAGTGGGATTTTTATGACGCCTCGGGCGAGCTGCTGGAGAGCGTCAGTCGCTACGTCCTCGGCGAGGGCGGCACGGATATCGTGGATCCGAGTTCCATTCGTTCCAAAGACGAAGATGGAACGCTGGGCCCACCGATCTCCCTTTTGGGTCGCAATGGCTTCGTTGTGGTCGGCGACTGGGAGGATGAGCCGCGTTTGATCGGCAACTTTACCGTGGCGAATACGCAGACCTCGGCGGCCTGGGGAGCCGCGGCCGTCGGGCTGGGAGTCCATGGGCGGCTGAATTCCGGCGATGAGGCGGTGGGGACAACGTTCAAGATCGATGATCTCGAGGACAACCTTCTGGTGGTGATCGGCATCAACGACGAGGGATTCCTCCCGGAGTCCCTGACCGATGGATTTGCGCCCGAGGAAGACGAAGAAATCCTGAAACTGGAAATCCGTCTCCAGAACAACCAGATCTTCAACCCTTCGGCCGACCAGGCCATAAGGAATCTGGCGGCGAGCGCATTTTTCTCGACACTCGAGGAGCTCTTCCCGCGGGCAAACCCCGGGCTCTCGGGCACCATCGCGATTCGGCCGACGGACAGATCGACCAAGCTGCTGGCTTTTTATGGTCAGGCGGTCGGACCCTATGGCGCGGGGCAGACCTTCCGGATGGTTCCTCAGAAGTGAGAGCGCTGACCATCGCGGGGGCGGATCCTAGTGGTGGCGGGGGGCTCCAGCGCGATCTGACGAGCTTTGCCGCGCTGGGGGTTGAGGGGCTCGGGGTTCTTGCGTCTCTGACGGCGCAAAATACGACCGGGGTTTCGGAAACTCTGACCGTACCCGGGGCCTTTGTGGCCCGACAAATCGATACTTTGCTGGCCGATCTCCCGCCCGCGGCCACCAAGACCGGCCTTTTACTTTCTGTGGACGTCGTCGAGGTGATCGCTCGGACAGCAAGTCGACTTGGCCCGTTGGTGGTCGACCCGGTGCTGATCACCACCGCCGGGCAGGCGCTCGTGGACGCCGATGTGCAGGAAGCGATTCGCAGGCAGCTCCTTCCGGTGACCACACTGGTGACACCGAACCTTGCCGAGGCGGCCGCATTGGTCGGCTTTTCTGTGGTGGACCGGCCCTCCATGCACGCGGCCGCCCAGGCGCTTTTGGGCTATGGGGCCGCGTCGGTTCTGGTGAAAGGCGGCCATCTCGACGGAGCTCCGATCGATCTCCTGGTCAGCCCGACAGGAGTCGAGGAGTTCGTTGAACCTCGAATTCAGGTGCCGGATGTTCGTGGGACCGGTTGTGCGCTCTCGGCCGCGATTGTGGCGGGGTTGGTCCAGGGGCGCTCGATGAGCGCGGCTGTGGCTCAGGCGCGAGGTTTTGTGCGCGCCGGGTTGGCCGCGGCGGCACCCGCCGGTCAAGGCGCCTGGCACCTGGGTCGTCCGGGCTGAGAACTCCGATATCAGGCGCTCGCACGCGCGGTGCCGGGGGTGTAAGGAAGGCCCGTGTCCAACGATTCGCGCCCCGTCAGAGTCGCTCTCGTCCAGATGGCTTGTCAGGAGGAGCCCTCTGCCAATTTGCAAAGGGCCCTGAGACTGGTCGAAGAAGCCGCTGGCAAGGGGGCGCAGATCGTCTGCCTCCCGGAGCTCTTTCGGACGCGCTATTTTTGTCAGTCCGAAGATCACGCGAACTTCGCGCTTGCGGAATCCATTCCGGGTCCGACCACGGAGGTCTTGGCGGCGACCGCGAAACGACTCGGTGTGGTTCTGGTCGGATCAGTTTTCGAGCGTCGTGCCGCCGGTCTCTATCATAATACGGCCTGTGTCTTTGACGCGGACGGCCGGATGGTCGGGATTTATCGCAAGGCTCATATTCCTGATGATCCGCTGTACTACGAGAAGTTTTATTTCACCCCCGGCGATACCGGATATCGTTCTTTTGCAACGAAATTCGGGCGGATCGGCGTTCTGGTGTGTTGGGATCAGTGGTTCCCCGAAGCCGCCCGGCTGGCCACGCTGGCAGGCGCCGAGATTCTGTTTTATCCCACGGCGATCGGTTGGCATGCGGAGGAGAAAGATTCTCACGGCGCGACGCAATTTTCGGCATGGCAGACGGTCCAGAGGGGCCATGCGATAGCCAACGGGATTTTCACCGCGGCACCCAATCGGGTGGGCGTGGAGGGCACCGTCGAGTTTTGGGGCGGCTCGTTTGTGACGGCACCAAGTGGCGAAGTCCTGGCTGCAGCTTCCTCCGGGAGTGAGGAAGTCCTCATCGCGGATTGCCGCCTTGGCGCAATCGAGGAGACGCGCCAGCATTGGCCATTCCTGCGAGACCGTCGCGTGGATACCTACGCCGGGCTGCTGCGCCTCGCTGATGATGAAGGCGACGAGACCGGGGAATGAGTTCCCCTCCGTCCGGATTTCGTTGGCCAGCCGAATGGGAGCCTCATGCAGCAACCTGGCTGGTATGGCCCCATA
Protein-coding sequences here:
- the thiD gene encoding bifunctional hydroxymethylpyrimidine kinase/phosphomethylpyrimidine kinase — its product is MRALTIAGADPSGGGGLQRDLTSFAALGVEGLGVLASLTAQNTTGVSETLTVPGAFVARQIDTLLADLPPAATKTGLLLSVDVVEVIARTASRLGPLVVDPVLITTAGQALVDADVQEAIRRQLLPVTTLVTPNLAEAAALVGFSVVDRPSMHAAAQALLGYGAASVLVKGGHLDGAPIDLLVSPTGVEEFVEPRIQVPDVRGTGCALSAAIVAGLVQGRSMSAAVAQARGFVRAGLAAAAPAGQGAWHLGRPG
- a CDS encoding carbon-nitrogen hydrolase gives rise to the protein MSNDSRPVRVALVQMACQEEPSANLQRALRLVEEAAGKGAQIVCLPELFRTRYFCQSEDHANFALAESIPGPTTEVLAATAKRLGVVLVGSVFERRAAGLYHNTACVFDADGRMVGIYRKAHIPDDPLYYEKFYFTPGDTGYRSFATKFGRIGVLVCWDQWFPEAARLATLAGAEILFYPTAIGWHAEEKDSHGATQFSAWQTVQRGHAIANGIFTAAPNRVGVEGTVEFWGGSFVTAPSGEVLAAASSGSEEVLIADCRLGAIEETRQHWPFLRDRRVDTYAGLLRLADDEGDETGE